One Actinomycetospora corticicola genomic window, TCGATCACCACCGAGCGGGGGCAGAGCTGCAGGGCGTAGGGCAGGTCGTGGGTGACCATGAGCATCGTCCGCCCGAGCCCGAGCAGGACCTCCGCGAGCTCCCGGCGGGCGACCGGGTCGAGGTTCGACGACGGCTCGTCGAGCACGAGGATCTCGGGATCGCAGGCGAGGACCGTGGCGAGGGCGACCCGTCGTCGTTGGCCGCCGGAGAGGTGCATGGGGGAGCGGTCGGCGAGGTCGGGGACGCCCACCGCGTCGAGCGCGGTCTTCACCCGCAGGGACAGCTCGGGCTCGACGACGCCGAAGTTGGCCGGCCCGAAGGCGACGTCGTCGGCGACGGTGGGCATGAAGAGCTGGTCGTCGGGGTCCTGGAAGACCACACCGACCCGGCGCCGGATCTCCTGCAGGTACGGCTTCGCCACCTCGAGCCCACCGACACGCACCGTCCCCGCACCCGCGCGGTGCACGCCGTTGAGGTGCAGGACGAGCGTGGTCTTGCCCGCCCCGTTCGGACCGAGCAGCGCGACGCGTTCGCCGCGCTCGATGCGCAGGTCGACCCCGAAGAGCGCCTGGTGGCCGTCGGGGTAGGCGAACGCCAGCCCCTCGACCTCCAGCGACGGGGGGTTCACGCATACCCCGCCGTCGCGAGGACCACGGCCGCGGCGGCCGGGACGAGGGCGACGGTCCAGGTCCGGCGGCCGGTCGCGGCCTCTCCGAGCAGGGGCATGGACCCCGTGTACCCGCGCGCGAGCATCGCCAGGTGCACGCGTTCCCCGCGCTCGTAGGAGCGCAGGAAGAGCGTGCCGATCCCGCGGATCGTCGGCCCGATCTGCCAGAGGAAGCGGGGGTCGTGCCCCCGGGCGACGCGGGCCAGGCGCATCCGCCGGGCCTCGTCGGCGATGACCTCGAGGTAGCGGACCATCAGCGTGGCGATCGTGGTGATCATCCCGGGCACGCGCAGGCGGGACAGGCCGGCGAGCAGGTCGCGCACCGGCGTCGTCATGCCGAGCGTCACCGAGATCAGCACCCCGAGCGTGCCCTTGACCAGGATGTTCCACCCCGCGAGCAGGCCGTCGACCGACAGCGAGAGGCCGAGGAACTCGGTGCGGGGACCGGTCGCGAAGAACGGCAGGAGCACCGCGAGCACCACGAACGGCGCTTCGATGAGCGACCGCGCCGCGATCGCCGCGACCGGGAGCCGGGCCGTCACCCAGATCGCGCCGAGCAGCAGGAGGTGCGCCCCGAACACCCAGAACGCCTCGCGGGGCGTGGCGACGACCGCGACCACCATGACGAACGCGGCGACGATCTTGACGTGGGCCGGCAGCCGGTGGACGACGCTGTCGCCGGCGTGGTGGAGGGTGTGTGCGTGCCCGGCCCCCATCAGGGGCCCGACCGGCGCCGCAGCACCCAGAACAGGCCTCCGGCGACGACGAGCG contains:
- a CDS encoding ATP-binding cassette domain-containing protein is translated as MNPPSLEVEGLAFAYPDGHQALFGVDLRIERGERVALLGPNGAGKTTLVLHLNGVHRAGAGTVRVGGLEVAKPYLQEIRRRVGVVFQDPDDQLFMPTVADDVAFGPANFGVVEPELSLRVKTALDAVGVPDLADRSPMHLSGGQRRRVALATVLACDPEILVLDEPSSNLDPVARRELAEVLLGLGRTMLMVTHDLPYALQLCPRSVVIDEGVVVADGPTRELLADPDLLARHRLELPFGFSV
- the cbiQ gene encoding cobalt ECF transporter T component CbiQ, with product MGAGHAHTLHHAGDSVVHRLPAHVKIVAAFVMVVAVVATPREAFWVFGAHLLLLGAIWVTARLPVAAIAARSLIEAPFVVLAVLLPFFATGPRTEFLGLSLSVDGLLAGWNILVKGTLGVLISVTLGMTTPVRDLLAGLSRLRVPGMITTIATLMVRYLEVIADEARRMRLARVARGHDPRFLWQIGPTIRGIGTLFLRSYERGERVHLAMLARGYTGSMPLLGEAATGRRTWTVALVPAAAAVVLATAGYA